The proteins below are encoded in one region of Populus alba chromosome 2, ASM523922v2, whole genome shotgun sequence:
- the LOC118044496 gene encoding uncharacterized protein → MSNPIVICQSGGKFTTASDGSLSYVGGDAHAISVSRETKFDDLRSEMADMWKYGADSMTIKYFLPNNMRTLITISSDKDLQRFLDFHGNSVTVDVFVIKNESSTALASVMPSTTGALITTPRKRASKKRLVQQETPLNVTPVAAAPAPAPAPAFLASAPASENAGRFNTLAAAAGEIESVGQLKRVKLWENCITGLHQQFNNVREVRDALRKYSIAQGFTVKFKKNDSMRVSVKCSVDGCPWRIFASRLSTTHLFRIKRLNEIHTCGAGTGTDSHPRASKKVVEGIVKEKLHDSPNVKPKEIANQIQQEFGIELRYSQVRRWMEAATEEIQGSYREAYNQLPWLCEKIVETNPGTAVSLNTREDLSFHRLFVAFHASLHGFQSGCRPLLFLDTMSLQSKYQSELLTAAAVDGNYGIFPVAFAIVDVVSGDNWHWFLVQLKSALPTLQPITFVADRQMALGQSISVVFENSYHAYCLRYLAEELKRDLKGPCIHEIIGVIVGHLFDAAYAPTLDAFRKCIESIKSISPEAYEWILQSEPVHWANSFFEGARYNHITSGIAESFYSWLTELTALPVTKIIDTIRHKLMELIYTRKVDSDQWLTRLTPSVEDKLQKEILKAQSLQVMFSPSNTFEVQDFLGAVNVVNIDAWDCSCREWQLNGFPCSHAVAVLQHIGRDVYDYCSKFYTTEAYRLTYSESIKPVPTVDKPAPQELSEVQVLPSPLRRISGSPKKRRIRSRGVVKRPLHCSRCKGEGHNKVSCTVAY, encoded by the exons ATGAGTAACCCTATTGTGATATGTCAATCTGGTGGGAAGTTTACCACTGCTAGTGATGGTTCCTTGTCATATGTTGGTGGAGATGCCCATGCTATTAGTGTAAGTCGTGAGACTAAATTTGATGATTTGAGGTCAGAGATGGCTGATATGTGGAAGTATGGAGCTGATTCAATGACCATCAAGTACTTTCTGCCCAATAACATGCGGACTCTGATCACGATTTCGAGTGACAAAGACCTTCAACGATTCCTTGATTTTCATGGAAACTCGGTGACCGTGGATGTATTTGTCATTAAGAATGAGAGCTCAACAGCTTTAGCCTCAGTTATGCCTAGTACAACTGGAGCCCTGATTACAACTCCACGTAAAAG GGCCAGCAAGAAGAGATTGGTCCAACAAGAGACCCCTCTCAATGTTACACCTGTTGCTGCTGCTCCCGCTCCCGCTCCTGCTCCTGCTTTTCTTGCTTCTGCTCCTGCTTCTGAGAATGCTGGGCGATTCAACACCTTGGCTGCAGCTGCTGGTGAAATTGAGAGTGTTGGACAGCTGAAACGTGTTAAGTTATGGGAGAATTGCATAACTGGTCTTCACCAGCAGTTTAATAATGTCCGTGAAGTCCGTGATGCTTTACGCAAGTATTCCATTGCTCAGGGATTCACAGTcaagtttaagaaaaatgatAGTATGCGTGTAAGTGTCAAGTGTAGTGTTGATGGCTGCCCTTGGAGGATTTTTGCATCAAGGTTGTCTACCACACACTTATTCCGAATTAAGAGGCTGAATGAAATCCATACATGTGGAGCTGGTACTGGTACAGATAGTCATCCTCGAGCCTCAAAGAAAGTAGTGGAAGGTATCGTCAAAGAAAAGTTGCATGATAGTCCTAATGTCAAACCCAAGGAAATTGCTAATCAAATTCAGCAGGAATTTGGAATTGAATTGAGATATTCACAGGTTCGACGTTGGATGGAGGCTGCCACAGAGGAGATTCAGGGTTCATACAGAGAGGCCTACAATCAATTACCATGGTTGTGCGAGAAGATTGTAGAGACAAATCCGGGTACTGCTGTCTCTCTTAACACCAGGGAGGACCTGAGTTTTCATCGTCTATTTGTTGCCTTTCATGCTTCACTACATGGTTTTCAGAGTGGTTGTCGCCCCTTGCTTTTCCTTGATACTATGAGCCTGCAATCAAAATATCAATCAGAATTGCTGACTGCAGCGGCAGTGGATGGAAATTATGGTATTTTCCCTGTTGCTTTTGCTATTGTGGATGTGGTGAGTGGTGATAACTGGCATTGGTTTTTGGTACAGTTGAAATCTGCACTTCCAACACTTCAGCCAATAACATTTGTGGCAGATAGACAGATGGCACTAGGACAGTCAATTTCTGTGGTTTTTGAGAATTCTTACCATGCTTATTGCCTTCGCTATCTGGCAGAAGAGTTGAAGAGGGATCTTAAGGGTCCGTGCATTCATGAAATTATTGGTGTCATCGTTGGACATCTTTTCGATGCTGCATATGCTCCCACACTTGATGCATTTAGAAAGTGCATCGAAAGCATCAAGAGTATTTCACCCGAAGCTTATGAATGGATTTTGCAAAGTGAGCCCGTGCACTGGGCAAACTCATTTTTTGAAGGTGCAAGGTACAACCATATAACATCAGGCATTGCTGAGTCGTTTTATAGTTGGTTAACTGAGCTCACGGCATTACCAGTAACGAAGATTATTGATACCATTCGCCATAAATTGATGGAGCTAATTTACACTCGAAAGGTGGATTCAGATCAGTGGCTTACAAGATTAACTCCATCTGTGGAGGATAAATTGCAGAAAGAGATTCTCAAGGCACAGTCGCTTCAAGTTATGTTTTCACCCAGTAACACTTTTGAGGTGCAAGATTTTTTGGGTGCAGTTAATGTTGTTAACATAGATGCCTGGGACTGCAGTTGCAGGGAATGGCAACTTAATGGTTTCCCGTGTTCGCATGCTGTGGCGGTGCTTCAACACATTGGTAGGGATGTATATGATTACTGCTCCAAATTTTATACAACTGAAGCTTATCGCTTAACATATTCTGAATCAATAAAGCCTGTTCCAACAGTGGATAAGCCTGCACCTCAAGAATTGTCAGAGGTTCAGGTACTTCCTTCCCCTCTTCGTCGAATCTCTGGCTCTCCCAAAAAGAGAAGAATTCGGTCAAGAGGAGTGGTTAAAAGGCCACTGCATTGCAGCAGGTGCAAAGGAGAAGGCCACAATAAAGTATCATGCACTGTGGCCTATTAG